In the genome of Neodiprion fabricii isolate iyNeoFabr1 chromosome 4, iyNeoFabr1.1, whole genome shotgun sequence, the window TGTGGTGGCATGTTCGGATGGGGTCCCATATTCGACATGTGATGACTCATGTTCGGATTGATATTTTGCATGTTATGATGGTTACCCATGTTGCCCATGTGCGGCATGTTGTGATTGTTTCCCATGTTTGGCGGCATGTTGTCTCGCTTGTCAAAATTGTTATTCCCAGGGAAATCCATGTTGAAGTTGTCGTTAAGATTTCTACCACCCTGCTCGTCGTCCCATCTTGATCTGTCTCTACTTTCTCTGTCCCTATCCCCAAACATATCATTGTCCATGTTTGATTTTCCCATTCCGAAATTGTGCATGGACATTTGCCTGAAATCTTTATCGCCAAAGTTCATCGAACTGCTTCTCAAGTCCTTGTCGCTACCCATCATCGACCTGCCCAACCCACCACCCATACCACCGAATCGTAAATCTTCATCTCTACCCATGCTTCGCATGTCACTTGGCAAGTGTCTCAAGTCTTCGTCTAGACCCATTCCGAAAGAGTTACTTTCACAGCCGGAATTGTTAGCCATTCCAGATCTCGATTCTGTGTCACTAGACAAGTCATCGTTCAGTGAAGCCCCAAAGACAGGTTGATGTATTTTAGACGTTCGGTCGCTCGCACCGCCGTCACTCCAACCAATTAACTGATCAAACTTTCTCTTTCCACCACGGTTTAATGTTTTCAGTAATTCTGGATTCTGCGCAAATTTGGAACTGGGCAACGGCGCAGGAAGTTCGATGTCAGGAACTTTGGAGTAATCAATTTCACCTTCATCTTGTAAGAAATCTTCGGATTCTTCCACATCTTCAGGAGAACCGATCACTTCGCGAAGCTCCTCTATCTCTCCGGAAAATACTAATTTGTTTATGGCATCGTTTCCTTTGGTAATAGCCTCAGCTAATTTTGATTCTGCTGCAAGATGaagtaaaaatagaaaagaattaaaatatatttgcaGTTACACAGAGTACTGTACTTCaaatgtgtgaaaaaacaACGTAAATACTTTGTGATCATGTATACCAAAGGCAGTctacatgtacatataatcTTCAAAAGTTGCGGAAAATCATATTTCTATGCAAATTTCTACGCACATAGTTTAGTACATCAACTTACGCTCAACCGGAATCATTTTCCCATATAAAATTATAGCATTGGGTGTAACTTCATTCAAAGGTACAGCCCCAGGTGTCGTTTCGATTAACTGATTGACGAAGGCATTCAATGCCTCGACTTGTTCGATATCTTCAGCTTCCATCTCATTCCACTGTGCTTGGAAATTTCTGGGTATCGGTTTACTATAAGGAACTTTCTTATTGGCATATTTCTTTCCCTCGTCAATCGCATGATCTAAGTCAAGACCTGGGATTCCGCCGCTTTTATCTTCGGATTCACCGTCAGCATTAATTCTATCTTCAGGTCCCATACCCGGTATGACTGGTGAGTCGTCAGCTAATAATGTGTAAAATTCGATGGTTAGACAAGTCAAAATGAATGTTTATAAAATAGATTATACTTAAAAATACTCTCTTACCAACTTCATGATCATCAACACCTGCAGCTCCTGCAGGCAGAGTGTTCAGGTTGTATTTATCTCTCATCAAATCTCCTGGTCTATTTCTCGTCCAGAACTTTGATGTGTGATCGTTGCTTCCAGAACATAATATGTGTCCAAGCGGATGCCACGCCAAGGTCCATACTATACTGTCGTGCGCTTGCTCTATCGCTCCAACTTCTTTGTCAGCGCTTGACGAAGgaagaataacaaaaatatttagtatTCTTAATGGAATTCGTAAATTATAGTATATTAAAGTATAATAACCCGGTGATtgcgtaattatttttcatcattgcTTGTCAGAAGATAATTAGTGCACCAGAAACAGGATTAGAAATACATACCCAACGTGCCAAAAGAGTATGGCCCCGTCGCTACCACCGCTACAGAAAAGTCCTTCATGACTAGGATGCCAAGCAACACTTGAAGCTTCTTTTTTATGACCCCTAAAGGTTTGCACTTCTTGACTAAGATTTCGCAGATCAAACAGCTTGAGTAAATGATCTCGAGATGCTGTGACCAACCAGTTTCCATTCTCATTCCACTTCACATCCATCACCGTTGATTTGTGCGCGTGTAGAGTAGCTAGCGATTGCCCAGTTTTCGGGTCCCACAACTTCACTGGCTGCTGATTATCTTTACTTCCAGATATAACGAGACTCTTCTGCGGATGCCAATGAACGCACTTTACATCCGCTCCGTGACCTGAAAAATCACAATTTAGTACCAATTGATTCAATCCAAGCCTCACGGTATAATACATTTAATATCATCAGTGcagatttatttatatgtcCACTGTTGCAGTTTACTATTAACGGCAAACTTTGCAGTTATAGCACATGGATTCCAcattatgtaaataaaatttaacaatcAACTTTTTAAATGCCAATGAATggttctttccttttttctttcgaccAGCAACCCGACCAAATATAGTTATCACCAGTTAATCAATTTGAATTACTATTAATAATTCGTAACTAATCGGCATAGACATTTATATGTCGTAAGATTGGTCTTCTGacattcttttcaaattgtttgcAATTTTACCGATATCTGGATTGAACCAGAATAAATagtctgaaattattttattgaaagaacAATAAGACGAAAGATTGACTGTTGCAAATCATTTGCCTAGATTTTTGAGTATACTTGAAAATATGGACAATTCAATCAAATGTGACACGTGgaaacaaagtttaaaaaaaaacaaatacgttATTAATGATAATTAGCCATTATTGTTtgcaaataattattgttttaattactctttccaaattacaaatatattgtaatataaaGAAGTTTATACCCCTGAGAATTCGTTCCTCGTGACATCGCAGGAAGTCCCAGATTCTGACGGTTCCGTCATCACTGCAAGTGGCCAGCTTGTGATCCGTAGGACTGAAACTACCCAcccaaaaaaacaaagttatACACACCAAATGCATGGTCATATTtataaaagaaattctttatttttaaatcacatATGTAATGTAACAAACAAACGTTCAGTAGTGATATAAAATAACGAAGTAACTACCAATACCAAATTATTACCAAGTGAAGAACAAGAATACCctgacattttttatcattataataAAGTGTAATATACTTGAATGTTaactttatttcaatattccaAAAATACAGCATTATTGTCggtttattgttaattttttttttttcttattttttcaaccacagAGTGTAATATTCACTAGTAaacgattaaataaataaaacctaACAACTTTATTCTGCTAAAAGTTTATGGTACATAACTTCTGGGTTATTGGTGTTTTTGGTTTCTTTATTTGCTCGATTTATCATgttgtcttttcttttccttttttttcgaattcttttAGTTCCTAATTCTTTACAGATGATAGTATACTAGAAGCAGGAAGAAGCAAGGGGTATTTAATTCTTTATTGAAATATGCAATTTGACAGAATTTCAACTCCAATCTGGTGAAGATCCCAAATATAGCACAGCTCGAAACGACTTGAAGGCTCGGACAATTGCAGTGAAGCAGTCACGGAGAAGTGATACCCATCAGCGTTGTGTAATTTTAATGTGGAAATGTTTTTTCGTtgctttttttcactttgcatGATAATGTGCAGAATATTATTTGACTAAAATTCCTCCAATCAGGGTATTGTACCGAATATCGCTCAACGATAATTGACCAGCATCTCAGATTTTAAACATCAATAAATAAGATacgattcgaatgaaaattttaaacaaaatatgaaaaaaataggtaATAACACGACGAAATTTAGATTCAGATAGAAATAggaggaaaaattatattattcaacCAAAGTAGCATCAGAATGTCAGGCTTGTTAAATTTTGGAGTTCATTGCAATAAGAACAATTGTAAATGATAGATTGTTATGTTCAATTTTCTTGCAGTGTCTTAAGTTACTGAAATTATTCCGCAGCGAAATGAATTAATGCAGATATCGGAAATATTCTCAAAAATGGATATTGAATGGAGGAAGTATTAGTAAATATCGCACTGCACGTGGAGAAAAGGTAGGAAATGTGTATGTGGAAGTGTTCTTGACTTAACTTAGAACTTTATTAAGTCACTGTTCTGAAATCTTGTTAATGTATCAGCAGAGTCCAAAATATGGACATGGtatattttctaataaaaGGATCAACTagatgtaaatattgtaaataaacaaaaagcCATCTCCGACAGTCATATCTGGCACTCAAAATACACTCTGCAGTTTATGAGCAATAACTGAGCTCAATTTGCACACGTACACAATGTGTCTTCGATGCCACATGACCACCGGAGAATGTACGAAAATtaggtttattttttctcaaatttaacgtttatttcataaaaaaaaaacgattaatgTGTACAGAATGTTccttcattattttattaataaatttttttttccaaatttgtcTTTATTTAAGATAATCAGTTTTCTGAAGGACAAGAGCAACACAAAACAAAGGAAGATATATGATGATCATTCTTTATTAATGCAAATATATATGTGATAATATAGTGaagtatttattcatttatattgatatttttggATGATGTGAAGGGAGCTaggatatttttctttattatatattCGATGGGAATCTCGACTGGGTGCtgctgtattttttctttagttttattattatcaatattaccATCTTCTCTTTATTCTACGATACATCTTTGCCCAATATCCTATCCTGTATACAAACTTTATTCCTGACAGCCATAAGGTCCCAATTGCGCTTCTACTTAAATTTCTTCCCGCAATTACACACCAGCattgaaatattacaagaCTTTGAAGTGAATGAACATAATTACAGGGATAGACTGGGAATAAAGAAGTACGTTTGCAAGATAAAGGAAGCTCGTTTGCGTAAACCTATTTGAACTCTTGAGTGGAAATTTGACCACAAAATTATAGTGTGTAATTAATGTAAAACATCGGTAACTGTTCAGTATATGCAAAACTTCTGAGCCTGAGATAAAAATGGTTGAATATGGTCCATTGCATGCAAAGATAAGATCCCGATGGCTCTCAGAACAGGTAACTATACTGTAAAATCGAGGATCCATTGAACCTATCTATTCAATACATGCTTCAATTTCACCTGTGTTTCGCGTACTGCCCAATAATCTTTTCAAAGCACTACCTACTAGTATATAACgcaaaattaattatacgaacagattcaaagaattttttttgtaaatcaatCCCTGACCCTGATAAATGTCTCGTTCCTCACAAAGTCATGATTGATacgattgttttttattcgcaaTACTTGGAAGATTCGAATGACGTTTTGAGTTTCATACTGGCCAGATTTTAATATACTGCTGTTATCACCTCAGTTCAGCTTCataggtgtaaaaaaaaaaaaaattcaaaaacggtTGTTTGTAATCATAAGATATAGCAATCTCGACGCACATACACAAACCAAAGTACTATATTTGATCTAGTTAACACCCTGATTGCCGATACACTGGATCTAAGGTACAAACGGAGactgcattaaaaaaaaaatgctgaatGCTCAGATCATTGATAAGAACAGACCACActaaagaaacaagaaaaacacTTCACCTATGTACCCAAATGAGAAGGTGTAACTTGATTTCAAACGTTTTACTAAATGGAAAATACATCAAAATGAAACCCACGTCCTGTGTCCTGATTGCTACATAAGTTAATCGGCCGTGAAGGACAGTGTCACGATAGATGTAAGGACTAGAGTGGTAGATGCTATACCTGAGTCCTCTAATAGCCTCTTTGTGCGCCTGAAACATCTTGACGTTGTTCATGTTGCTCTGCCAGTACTTAACGTAGCCTGCGTGGTCGCCCGTCACCATCCAGCTTTCGTTGTGGGACCAAACCATTGTACGTACAGGGCTGTCATGAGCCTAAGAAATGGAAGaatgaatgattatttttaactgCCCTGTCGGAACATTTTACAAGGTTATTCCATTACATTAGGTTCATTTTTGACTAATTCGACACTCAAGAGGAGATGCTAATATTAAAccatattttgcaaattttcaattagcCACACCTAGTTAGTGATCAGAGATGTGTTGCTTATCTTCACTTACTGACAGTTTGTTTATTTgacattttaaattcaattttctgagAATCGTGATATTTGTTGACATGAcaaggagaatgaaaaaccaagctaagatttttttcataaacgaAAATGACCTCTGAGAACTATATTTGTAACTCAGATACACATGGACATTAAATTAACGAATCTCATAATCTgttacagataaaaaaaatagcgatTTACAAGAATAGAGGCTGTAACAGATTCATTGAGCAAGAATATTAGGTCCATGTACTAATAGAGTATCAAAAAAGGTGGTAAATTTTCTTGATATATCCCCACCTGTAGAATAGTCTCAAAGTTAAAAGTAAGCCCATTCCATAATGTGAATTCGCCACTCGATGCACCAGTGACAAGCCTTCTTCCTTCGGGGGTCCAAGCCATGCAAAATATTGGACACctcattttattcgttgctgttttgacaaattttgttGTCACTGCGTTGATTGGATTATCAACATAGCTTGGTGGTGGCAGAAGGTCAGGATAATATATAACGTCAGGCTGAAGAGCTCTTCTGTCTCTGTAGTCTCGCTGCCAAACCCGATTCTGAGTAACAAAAAGATGGAAATTTAATCTACACCTACACGAAGAAGAAAGATGCTAGAGGTATTAGAAGCTTGAAAGGAGCAGCTGAACATTCtgacaagataaaaaaaatatgaaattacaAACAGGAACCAAAGTCATTTGTTTAtacgaataatttattacctCCAAGGTTTTAATAATAGCAGCATTATAGTCGACCGTCTTTCGCATCACAGATTTCCTGAGTCTCTTTCCATCGAATTCATCTTGTAACGCATCTTGACCACCAGCTATAACTTTCGGGGCATGATAAGGTCgaaatggtttgaaaaaacCACGATTTCCATCTCTATGAGTACCAAATCTGTGCTGATAACCTCCAGTCGTAGTATTTATAGTTGTTAAATTAGGAGGAGGTGCAGATAAATTCGGCGTTGCAATGGGTGGTGGAACCGACATGTTCGGTAAACTTATCACCGGGGGTGGATTGGCGAATTGAGCATTGACAGACATATTGATggtttggaaaatgaaataatttaaataagtTTATCTAAAACCAAGGTCTCTTCTTCTTAGACTCAGATCCCGAGACATATTATAGAACAAAGTCACGAAATACATTTAACAGTAGTAACGCCATCCTTGCGATaatatctgaaataaaattaaaaaagtcatagttacaaaaattgtagGTTCTGCATCGTTGTGAATATCCGTAATTGATGATGAAAATTCGTCGTTGATAATGGATTGTAGAAGAGTGCTgacaaagtaataaaataagattCAAGACATACTTTCACAGGAGCAAAAcatttcctttttcatttattttcaacttcaaataaCAGAgtgaaataacgaaataacaTGTGTTCAGTAATTGTAGAAACCCGTGTTGCAAACAGTGCCAGCACAGGTGCCCAACACTTGTATTTGTGGTAAGAGAAAActagaaaggaaaaaatacattggaCAAGTGTTGGATATGTGAAAGAATGAGTAAATTGAAGAGGCGAGCGAAACAAACGTTTCGTCCCACaacgaaaattttgatgaaagtGTATATGCCAACTTTCGAAGCACTAGGGATATGATGACGCAAAAATTGTAGTGGGGATGTGTGGCATCAAATAACCATGTTTGAAGGTTAGTCGGTAATGGTGATGTAAACTCGTGGCAGAGCCGATTACTGTAGTGAATTTAATCGAATTTTATGTCGGGTCATTGATATACATCATAATACGGTAAAATAGTGAGACCAACCTGCTGCAGTATCGTCGCGATTATATTTGTCGAGGCCTACTCCCAGGTCACCACTTCGGCGTACACAAAACACTTCAACGTTCTAAGGCCACAAATTACCAAACactttatttacaataatactgaaaatataGCGCCAAGCGAACACTCCCTGGACAAGCGTCATCAACTTTTTTGAAATCTCAACGCGTATAATACAGACTACGACCGACAGCTTGAGGGAATATTGTGCACGGACGCTAACGACTCCATGATAGGTATATGAAGACTGACGAAGACACTGCTGGACACTGCCTGCCACTTCCGGTTCGAAAATCCGGCGTTCCGCTCGGATACCTAATAATGTTGATTACTGCGACCTCTGCTATGTCAGAGCTCGCACTGTAGCCGCAATGTATACGTGTTACGATGATGATTGGAACAATTAATACAGATCCTCATATACTTTCAGCGTCGAAATCCAACAGGCGTTCGGACAGTTAgcattataattttcgttgGCTAAAAACTAAAGCTATACGATATACAATATATCTTTCGGCAACGTAATTCTTGATTAACGCTCGGATTAACGGAAATGGCCGAGATTCGAGTTTTGTTCCACCGGTCCCGTTGTTCGCAATCGACGGATCGTTGGACGCCCAAAATCCGATTTCCCAATTTCATATGTAAGTAAAATGTAGTCACGAAAATTATGAGCCGATCAACTGTCCAGAAATCGCTTGCTAATGTGTGAATGAGTTTGAAAgtgtaaacaaatttttttttgtaaatcatATGCATCAGTCATTCGATTCATATGACGCGCCAAGAATGatgcttttttgtttttccagcGACTTTTACCCCTCTATGGGCCGCCGGCGGAAGTGAAAAACAGTTGCGGCACGCTTCTTTCGCAAAGCTGAAACGTTCAACTGCATGTCGAAAAGGGCTTTTTGtgtattacaaaaattgagcGTTGGATAGATTGTCCTTGGttttaaaataagaaagaaaaatgtcagTTTGATGTGTCGTGCGAGGGGATTCACAGCAGTATATACGCGATTCTTAAGACTCGCTGAAAACGCGACTAGTTGTATATACCATGTAAAGGTGTAATGTGAAAGAGTTCGCGTGCTGCAGTGTGCTGCTGGAtaattttgattattgtttAGAAGAAACATGACAAAATCTTTGGCCTGTCTACAGTTATCTTTATTATACAGTTAATTCACCAGTTCCAAAAGTCGGATGAAAACTAACGAGAATCGTACGTTGACGAGTATAGTTGTTTACTTATTTTATACCCGTTTAATTTATCCATTATTCATGCCCAAACCTGCCTGTATTGCCATTGATTGATACGACTTTGCTCAAGAAATAATTCATACTCCCCTTTCGCGAAATTAGCACATGTATTATCACTAGCATTTTTGCCTATACTCGCGAAATGAAACATGCGTATGTAACGTACGCTATAATTGATCTGACCCAGTTCTACAGCTCAATGTTACTTGCCATGTCACTCTTCATAATTTATACTATACAAGACGACGaacaaacaaattattttttccaaccctGGCAAATTATTTCCCATTTTAACAGGGTTACAAACACCGATGTTGCCTGTTAATTAGGATAGCTTACTACGAAATGATTGAGGTATTTCAGTGCTGAAATTGCAAGGACGTATAAACGCGTGTCGAAACAATGTTTATACcgttatttcgcaatttctACTTAATGACGAAACACTCATAAGTCAAATACCATACTAATGACATGCCAAAATTTTGTGCACTGCATTAAGTTCATTCAATGTTGCACAGGGAAGTTTGAACTGAGGACACTACGTTACAGTATCCATTTGAAACACGGAGTAGGTACAGGTAATGTAGTGTTTGACAGGGTTCGCTCTTTTAGTCTGCTGTCTGACAAATTTGATAAGCAAATATTGGTAAATCTTTCATCATTGTACATTCAAAAAGACCGCTCGTTCACTGAAAACATTAGATTCTTTGCTATGAATGCACATTACTTAGCTACAcaaattattgtgaaatacAAATAACCAATGAGCTGTATATTGAAAAGGTGGAAATTTCCTCTCAAATCTTACGTATGATTGGTTGAATACATTTCCGCTTTGCATTAATGTACCTGTAAGAACTGTATGTagtgtgaagaaaaaacactTGACACACGTTCGAAGTTCAAAGTctaaatttcttccaaatcTGTTATGTGAACTGCCGTGAGTTCTCTTTATGTATTCCATGAAACAAGAGTCCGTCAGAATGAGAAAAGCTCCCCAGTAATATTGAAACACAATttagaactatattttgtgATAATGTACAGTATAACAATAGACAGAAACACCAACAAATATTTCCCACCCAAAATCACATTGAATAAATACTTCAAAGCACGTGATGCGGTttaaacatacagatagaaaaattgcaatatcataattttgtacaattatGCCCTTGTATATATCTGCCTTGATTATTTCATAACTTCTTTAATTAATCATACATTTTATGTTTTATCCACAATTTAGCACCATGAGTGATATAAACTCTCCGCGACTGATTGCGACTGCAGTTGCTGCAGCGTTTGGCGTTATCGGGGCTGTGGGTCTGTTCGTGTACCAGAAAATAAGAGAACAACAACAGACCGAAAGAGTCAGACGAGATTTGGATAAAATGGGTGAAACTATGGCCGAACTACAAGCACAGTTGGATCTTTTGAGGTAGGCTCCTTTTAGTTGTAGATATTTCGATAATCACGGTATATCTAGCCCTCTAAAATACGTATAACTAATTTAACgtaactaacaataaaattaaaaaagtacagATTGAAAGGTTATTGTCATTACCACTTGTATTTCATACTTGCCTAATTAGATTACAGCAAAATCAACGCAGGAATCGAGAAAGAATATCGCGACGAAAGCCGAATCTTAAAAATAGCAGCACTTATTCTGCAACAGATAATGACACTGACGTAGACGCCTTTTCAACAGCTGACACAGAGTTTGACGATGATGAATTCTTTGATTTCTCCGACATGGAGTCAGGCGATGGAGACAATGAAAGGTCTGTAAATTTAACAACCAAATAATGGATCGTAATCAAACTAATAActcatatttcatttcaatacaTAGAATAATAAATCTTCCTGAAAAGGAAGCAAAGTAGAAAGTACAAACTGGACTCCTTACCACAAAGGCAAGTCTTTCCTTTCACAAACAAATCTTTTGCAGTGATAAATGTTATCCGCTAATATTATCACAGCATTTTCAAATGCCAAAAGATTTCGATGGATACTTATATTGATGCACGCTAGTAAAGTAATTTACTATAAATAAATGTGTCAATTTTAGTGCCCACTttgtgtgtttttattttttttaattagtttCATCTGAAATACATGCCGCCGAATGCATTTTGTAATTGTACTTGATATTTTATGATTACTTCAATTCAATTGAACGTTTGATATTTATATCAATTGATGTGTACCAGAGGTAATGagatacattatatattaaagaaacgtgaaaatgCTTTCTTCGTGGCAAATTTTCACCGAGAACAGATTATATGCCACATGAATTATAGAAAGTTTAGCAGAAGAAAGTATATGTTTAGTAATGCAGGATCTCAGGACCAACAAACGAACTGGACAGAAGGCtcgctgaaacagacaaactAATTGAAGCATCGGAACTACGTCCAGGTAGCGAGTGTGAAGAGGCTCTTAGTACACTACGTAATCTACTTGTTAAATATCCAGATAATATTGAAGTTATATGGAGGCTGGCAAGAGCTTGTCACAGATGCTCCACAAATGCTACGGAGACAAGTAAAAAGCTGGCTCTTATCGTCGAAGGTAAGGATTTAAGAAGCAATATtctctagttttttttctgaagTATCCGTGTATTCCAActccaaataaaatttttattaccccGTAGGTCTCAAGCCTTGCGAAAGATTTGAAGAAGCAGACAGCGCAGACTTTCACAAGTGGTACGCAATACTGATAGGATCACACGGAATGTTTCTTTCtactaaagaaaaaatagaaggtGGCTACCGCTTCAAAAAACATCTCAACAAAGCATTAGAAATCAGACCAGAAGACCCGGTACTTCATCATTTATCGGGAAGGTTCAAGTTTGAAGTTGCTGGCTTAACCTGGATTGAGAGAAAGGTCAGTTTGACTTTATATATTGTCTGTTCCAGTTGATTATTCCAATCTTTAAATTattgattggaaaatttttttattgtgtcGCCTAAAAATTGCAactttttcctcaattttatACAGGTTGCGTCAACATTGTTCGCAGAACCTCCAAGTGCAACTTACGAGGAAGCGATTGTCGATTTTGAACGTGCCGAAGAATTGACGATAAAGCCATTTAAAGATAACAAATTACTTCTCGGTAAATGTTATGTAGCAGTTGGGCGTTATCAAGATGCAATCAGATGGTTCGAAGAAACTAGCAACATTCCGACAGTTAGCGAAGAAGACCGTGTTTCGCAAAATGAGGCCGATCAACTTTTATCAAAATACTCTAAATATCGTTCATAACTACAgctattgaaattaaaattgtaaatatgcatataaatatatgtgtgcATGTATGCTCGTTTCATGATATTATGAGAACGTACATTTAGGTATTACATTTATATGGTGCTCGTATCGTGTAGTGGAACTTTGTGTTAACGAGtaaggaataaaaataggaGGGGGTTTCCATTTGAGTATAATGTAACAAATTTATTAGGTGATTTGATgaaatgtaatattattgGTTTGGTATAACACGgtttgcaaacttttttttataagacACTGAATGAGTGAAATATACACCCTGACCTAAAAGTATTGCGTTGTTTATTCGATTCCAATAGTCAACTCTGCTATGCTTATAAGTTAATTCTAAAGATCTTCAAAACATGTCAATTTAAGTCACTAATTGAGTTTATTAAGATTCGTTAAGCTTATCAGAATAATAATGAAGGATGTACTGAATGTGTAGAATTCATCAGTGGTTGGGTGAAATTTACGCctgaaagaagagaaaatctACAGACGTCTTTTTTTCGTCATCCCGTGCTTTTGACGTTTCAGGAAGAACGAGGCAGTTATCAATCgcagaagattttttttataactttgtAAGTAAAATCTAGTGGATGGGGTAAATTTCTTCTTGTCTCTTGTGCAATATGAACAACTACTCTTTCTGTGGCATTCTCAATGTAAGTTATTCTTCGCCTAACACGCACTCGTTTTGTACCTGTATGTGTAATTTCCAGATCAATAATGGTCCAACACAGCATCCCAGAAGCCACTAGCATGTCAGATAAGAGTAGAGCAGGGGGATGAGTGTGCTTTCACGAAGGGGTGAGTCGAGGGAAGCCCCTCTGACAGTTCTAGGGGGAAGCCAAATCAAGGCTCTACTCCTAGAGTGAATTAGTTAGTTGTCAAGTTCTGATGCCAGTGAGAAGTggtatgataaaataaaacgttaCTTTTCCTACTTTTAGAATGTGGCTCAATTTTGGATGTACGAACTGCCGAATTCAAACAACTCAGTAATCTCATTTATAAACAAAGAGTCATTGCATAATTaatatagaaatttatttcatcatttaaTGTGAACATTGTAAAAGTGGtgggaagatttttttttctgaagcATATCAGCC includes:
- the LOC124179363 gene encoding regulator of microtubule dynamics protein 3-like isoform X3, encoding MYSMKQESVRMRKAPHTMSDINSPRLIATAVAAAFGVIGAVGLFVYQKIREQQQTERVRRDLDKMGETMAELQAQLDLLRLQQNQRRNRERISRRKPNLKNSSTYSATDNDTDVDAFSTADTEFDDDEFFDFSDMESGDGDNERISGPTNELDRRLAETDKLIEASELRPGSECEEALSTLRNLLVKYPDNIEVIWRLARACHRCSTNATETSKKLALIVEGLKPCERFEEADSADFHKWYAILIGSHGMFLSTKEKIEGGYRFKKHLNKALEIRPEDPVLHHLSGRFKFEVAGLTWIERKNLQVQLTRKRLSILNVPKN
- the LOC124179363 gene encoding regulator of microtubule dynamics protein 1-like isoform X1, coding for MYSMKQESVRMRKAPHTMSDINSPRLIATAVAAAFGVIGAVGLFVYQKIREQQQTERVRRDLDKMGETMAELQAQLDLLRLQQNQRRNRERISRRKPNLKNSSTYSATDNDTDVDAFSTADTEFDDDEFFDFSDMESGDGDNERISGPTNELDRRLAETDKLIEASELRPGSECEEALSTLRNLLVKYPDNIEVIWRLARACHRCSTNATETSKKLALIVEGLKPCERFEEADSADFHKWYAILIGSHGMFLSTKEKIEGGYRFKKHLNKALEIRPEDPVLHHLSGRFKFEVAGLTWIERKVASTLFAEPPSATYEEAIVDFERAEELTIKPFKDNKLLLGKCYVAVGRYQDAIRWFEETSNIPTVSEEDRVSQNEADQLLSKYSKYRS
- the LOC124179363 gene encoding regulator of microtubule dynamics protein 1-like isoform X2 produces the protein MSDINSPRLIATAVAAAFGVIGAVGLFVYQKIREQQQTERVRRDLDKMGETMAELQAQLDLLRLQQNQRRNRERISRRKPNLKNSSTYSATDNDTDVDAFSTADTEFDDDEFFDFSDMESGDGDNERISGPTNELDRRLAETDKLIEASELRPGSECEEALSTLRNLLVKYPDNIEVIWRLARACHRCSTNATETSKKLALIVEGLKPCERFEEADSADFHKWYAILIGSHGMFLSTKEKIEGGYRFKKHLNKALEIRPEDPVLHHLSGRFKFEVAGLTWIERKVASTLFAEPPSATYEEAIVDFERAEELTIKPFKDNKLLLGKCYVAVGRYQDAIRWFEETSNIPTVSEEDRVSQNEADQLLSKYSKYRS